The Mastomys coucha isolate ucsf_1 unplaced genomic scaffold, UCSF_Mcou_1 pScaffold11, whole genome shotgun sequence genome includes a window with the following:
- the LOC116082568 gene encoding uncharacterized protein LOC116082568: MLERGGAGGGGGPCPNSHSPPRSPPGPGSAARPAPVPAARVSSRASRTSLAAPRWGEVRASRGSVASGNEGVGRVGRPFSPPGTPQTRPPPAPLSHGSCGPSHHTGSRLRTAPSWERQPFRPIRNLAPSGPARLGGAFAEGRRTRKASAAARLPVTDSTAQPIGHQRLDKPEYDCPIVQPGKPMSLLDLLRNHGWPPKHRDYQKVAPQHG, encoded by the exons ATGCTCGAGCGGGGCGGGgccggtgggggagggggacccTGCCCGAACTCTCACTCACCGCCTCGTTCGCCTCCTGGCCCGGGCTCCGCGGCTCGCCCCGCTCCGGTGCCAGCCGCTCGCGTATCCTCCCGAGCTTCTAGGACCAGTCTGGCTGCACCAAGATGGGGAGAGGTCCGCGCGAGCCGAGGGAGCGTGGCGAGCGGGAacgagggggtggggagggtgggacGGCCGTTCTCGCCGCCGGGGACACCGCAGACACGACCGCCGCCGGCTCCACTCAGCCACGGAAGCTGCGGGCCCTCCCACCATACCGGGTCCCGCCTCCGCACCGCCCCCTCCTGGGAGCGACAGCCCTTTCGACCAATCAGAAACCTAGCGCCGTCAGGGCCGGCCCGACTTGGGGGGGCGTTCGCCGAAGGAAGAAGAACGAGGAAGGCTAGTGCGGCGGCGCGACTTCCTGTGACTGACAGCACGGCGCAACCAATCG GGCACCAACGACTGGATAAACCGGAGTACGATTGCCCTATAGTCCAACCTGgaaaaccaatgagtttattggactTACTAAGAAATCATGGCTGGCCCCCAAAGCATCGAGACTACCAAAAAGTTGCACCCCAGCATGGATGA